The DNA sequence ACCGGTAATCGGAATGATTTCCAGATTGGATGAAGCAAAAGGTTTTGATCTTGTTCAAAAAGCATTTAAAGATTTAATGAATTTAAATGCACAATTTATTTTACTTGGAAACGGTGAAAAAAAATATCATACATTTTTTGAAAAAGCCGCTGCAAAATATCCGGAAAAATTTGCAAGTTACTTAGGATTTGACGATAACCTTGCGCATCTTATTGAAGCCGGATCAGATATGTATTTAATGCCATCCAAAATTGAACCTTGCGGATTAAACCAAATGTACAGTTTAATGTATGGAACAATTCCAATTGTTAGAAAAACCGGCGGATTGGCTGATACGGTTGAAAATTATGATGAAAACTCCGGAACCGGAAATGGCTTTGTTTTTATAGAAAATAATGAGCAAGAATTAGTAAATATTGTAAGTAAGGCAATTAATTTATTTTCGGAAGATAAAAAATCTTGGTTAAAATTACAGAAGAACGGAATGAAAAGTAATTTTACTTGGCTTGCATCTTCTAAAGAATATATTGATCTCTACAAAAAGATTTTATAGTTGATGAAAAATAAAGCAGTTTTTTTAGACCGAGATGGAACAATTAATTATGATTCGGGGTATATTGGAAATCCAAATTTAATTAAGTTGTATCCCGGTGTTGCGGAAGGAATAAAAAAACTTAAAAATAATTTTTCATTTAGGATTTTTGTTATTTCAAACCAATCGGGAATTACAAGAGGCATAATTTCTTATTCCGATGTTGAAAAAGTGAACGAAAGAATTAATCAAATTTTATTAGAACAAAATACAAAAGTTGATAAATTTTATTTTTGTCCATTCCATCCGGATTTTGATTCACAAGAATTAACAAAATGCAGAAAACCTTCACCGGAAATGGTTTTTAACGCAGCAAATGAAAATGAAATTGATTTATCAAAATCTTTTTTTATTGGCGATAGAGAAGTTGATATTGAATGTGCGCACAATTCCGGTGTAACTTCAATTCTAATTCAAAATACTTTAAGCAGTGAAGAAATTAATAAGTTGAAAAATTCTAAAAATTCGCCCAACTTTGTTGCTTCAAATTTTCAAAATGCTGTTGATTTTATTGAACGATTTTTAAATGGAGAAATTGTTGAACAAACTAATTAAATATTTTTCCCTTGCAATTTTAGTTGTATATTTTTCGTCTTGCACAAATGATCCGAATTCTTTAGGAACGGATTTAGTTCCCAATAGCGATAAATTAAACTTTGTTGTTATTGATAGTTACACAAGTAATTTTAACCAAGAATTAACTTCCTATAAATATGATTCTCTAAGATTTGGTTCATCATCAACAGTATTATTGGGGAATTATAAAAATATAACAAGTGAAGTTTTAATAGGTTTTTATATAAATCCGGCTGATTCTATTATGGATCCTTATAAGGCAGATTCATCTAAATTAATAAAATGCTGGGTAGAAATTCAACCAACTTATTGGATTGGAGACAGCAACAGTTTTCAATTTTCTATCCACAGAATAAATTCAAGCTGGAATCCAAGTTCAATAAGTCAAGATACAATTAATGAAATTTATAATACATTAGGTCCAAACTTATTAGACCAATCAACTTACAGTTTTGCAGATACTGTAATGAAATTTGATCTTAATACGGAATTAGTCGATGGCTGGATTAGAAGAACTTATGATTCAAGTTATGCTCCGGATTACGGAATTTTAATGCGACCAATTTCAAATTCCGGAATAGTTGGCTTTCAAGCTTTAACTACTTATAATGATGAAGATTATCCTTATTTGTATATGGTTTTTGAGCAAGAAGGAGTTTTTGATACAATAATTGCAATTCCAAGTGCAGATTTACATGTGCCCAAAGGTGAAATTTATTCGAATACAAATGATAATATAATTTTACAAAGCTCACTTGCCGTAAGAGGAAAATTACTTTTTGATTTATCATTAGTTCCGGAGAATATAGTAATAAATAAAGCTACTTTAGATTTGTTTATTGATAATAACAATACAGAATTTGGAACAATTGATGCTGATACAATTGCGATAGGATTTTTAACAGATTTTGAGAAGTCAACTTTAAGTACAGAAATTGGGAAATATCCAATATTAAAAAGCGGCGATAAATATTCCGGCGATATTAGATTATTTGTTCAAAAATGGATGGATGGCGAAGAAAATAAAGGATTACTTATTCAGCTCTCTGATGAACTTAGATCTGTTTCCCGAGTTGGAATTTTTAATAGTACATCTTCAGTAGATTCACTTAAACCAAGATTAACAATTTACTACACAAATAAATACGAATAATGAAAAATAAGTCAATTATAGTTTTACTAATATTAATTTCACAAATTACATTTGCTTCCGGTGGCACAATTTACACGCGATATGGCGTTGGCGACTTATTCCATTATAACTCTGCGGGAAAATTATCACTCGGTGGAATTGGAACTGCATTAGTAAATGAGAATTTAATAAATTTGAATAATCCCTCAACTTGGAATTCAATTAATAGTACAAAGTTAGGTTTAAATATTCTCGCAAACATTTCTCAAATTGGTGATGGAAATTCCGACGCAAATTTTTCTGAAGTTAGATTTACCGGATTTCATTTAGCATTTCCTGTTGAAAGAGATTTAGGAATTGGATTCGTATTTGGATTAACTCCATATTCAACAATTAACTATGATATTACAAATAAATATTTAGAAGGCGAAGAAAATAGTTATACCGAAGATTTTATCGGTACCGGAGGATTATCAAAAGTATTTTTTGGATTTTCAACTCTTCTTCCATTGGATTTTTCCGTTGGAGCAACTTTTGAATATTATACCGGAAACAGTAAATATGAAACACAAATAATTTATAATGACACATCTGATTTTTCCGATTCATATTTTACATCCGAATTAAAACATAAAGGATTGGGAACAACAATAGGATTTTTAACTCCAAATATTTCATCAATTTTTGGAAGTGAAAATATCAAAAGTTTAAGATTTGGCTTAAGTTACGAAGTTGGAAGCAAAATAAATACAGATAGTTCTTCTTACGCTACAACCACCTTGGGTAAAAAGGTATTACAAAGTAAATCGTTTAAAACAGAAATTCCATCAAAATTATCAATCGGTTTAAATTTCTCGATCGATAAATATAATTTAATTATAGATTACGTAAATCAACCTTGGTCAAAATTCAAACAAAACGATAAAATTTTTACTAATTTAAAAGACCTTAATAGATATAGTTTGGGAATTGAGTATGATAAGCAGGTCAAAAAATTTGCCACATTTTGGGAACTAGTAAAATATAGATTTGGTTTAAGTTATGAACAAACACAATATACTTTTAAAGGTGAAGACATAAATCAATTTGGAATACATACTGGAATATCATTTCCGTTAGGATTTGAAAATTCAATAGATTTAGGTTTAATGTACGGAATTAGAGGTACAACTAATCAAAATTTACTAAAAGAAAATATTTTACAAGCAACATTTTCTGTTAACTTTGGTGAGCTTTGGTTTGTTAGACAAGATAGATAATAACTAAAGGAGAATTAAATTGAAATTACTTAAAACAATTACATTAACAATAATTGCTACTATTTCTCTTCTTAACACAAATTTATCAGCAAAAAATATTTCTGATAGCGGTGATAGTATCAATGTAATGGTTGAAGCAAGTCTCTTTTTTGAAGCATACAAAATTAAGCAATATGAAATGTGGACAATAGAAAAAGGATTTAATGTAATAAATATTAAACCAGATTTTATGCCTCAATATAAAATTTATAAAAAAATGGATAAAGTAATTTTTGAAGTTTATGCAGACAGCATTACTACTGAAGAAACAAAAACATTACTTGCTGATACTGTAATATATTTATATGATAAAGCTGCTCAATATGATAAAGAAGATGCCGGATACTATCTGCTGAAAAAAGCTTATGTTTTAGATCAATGGAAAAAATCGGATCCGGAAATTTCCATTGCAGCGTATGAACAAGGATTTGCTATCGATACAGTTTATAATACAGATGAAATTTATTATGCAGATCAACTTGGAAATTTATATGTAAATAATATGAATGATAGCAATGATTATAAAATGAAGGCTTTAGATATTTATATGAAACTTGCTGATTTGGAACCGGACAATGCAGTTTGGAATAGTAAAATTACAAGATTGGCAGAAGATCAGACTCAACTCCAAGAATTTATGAAGAAAGCTTGGTATCAGGACAAAGAGAATTCCGAAAAAGCTTGGAAATATGCAATGATATGCAAGAAGAATGATGATTATGAAGCTTCATTAGAACCTTTAAAATTCTTAATTGAAAAAAATCCAGAAGTAATCAATTATTGGAACGAAATTGCAAGAGCATATCAAAAAAATGATCAAGTTGATATGGCAATTAATTCATATAAAAAATTAATTGATCTACAACCTGAAAATAGAGATAGCTATTTTAACTTAGCATTGCTTTATAAAGATATGGATCAATTATCAGTTTCAAGAAGCTATTTAGTTAAAGCTTCAAAAGCAAGTCCTGGATGGGATTATCCAACTTATATAGAAGCTGGGTTATATGAACAAGCTGCAAGAAGCTGCGGTTTTGAATTTGAAGATAAATGCGTTTACCAATTAGCCGCAGATACATATCGTCAAGTTGTTAGAATGGGCGGAGAACATGCTTCTGCAGCGGCAGAAAGAGTTAGTGCGCTTCAAAATTCAATTCCGCAAAAAGAAGATTATTTCTTTAGAAAAAAACAAAATGGTGATGTAATTAAAATTGAAGGCAGATGCTACGATTGGATAGGAAAATCAATAACCGTTTCTTTCTAAGGAAAATTTATGTATCAATATTTAGCGAATGATAAAGAAATTGCCGATGTTTTAAAATTAGAAATTTCACGTCAATCAGATTATCTTGAACTTATCGCATCCGAAAATTTTGTGAGTCCAGCCGTCTTATCTGCGGCTGGTTCTATTTTAACAAATAAATATGCAGAAGGTTATCCGGGCAGAAGATATTACGGCGGTTGTGAATATGTTGATATGGCCGAAGAAATTGCTATCAATAGAATAAAAAAAATATTCAATGCGGAATATGCAAATGTACAGCCGCACAGCGGATCCCAAGCAAATATGGCTGTATTTATGACTTTACTCAAACCCGGCGATACTTTTCTTGGTTTGGATTTGGCTCATGGCGGACATTTAACTCACGGTTCTCCAGTTAACTTTTCCGGAAAAATTTATAAAGCGATTGGATATTCACTAAATAAAGAGACTGAAGAATTAGATTATAATGTTATTGAAAATTTGGCGATGAAAGAAAAACCAAAATTAATTATAACCGGAGCAAGTGCATATTCGCGAGAATGGGATTATGCAAAGTTTAGAGAAATTGCGGATAAAGTTGGCGCATTTTTAATGTGCGATATGGCTCATCCGGCTGGACTGATTGCAAAAAATTTATTAAACAATCCGTTACCTTATTGTGATGTTGTTACTTCTACTACACACAAAACTTTACGAGGTCCAAGAGGCGGAATTATTTTAATCGGAAAAGATTCTGAAAATAAATTGGGAATCAAAACTCTTAAGGATGATCGATTAAAATTAATGTCTGAATTATTTGACAGCACAGTTATGCCGGGAATTCAAGGCGGACCATTAATGCATATAATAATGGCAAAAGCTGTTGCATTCGGGGAGATTCTTCAAGATTCATTTCAAACTTATGCTGAACAAGTTATAAAAAATGCAAAAGTTTTAGCTGATAGTTTAGTTCAGAAAGGATATAAAATTGTTTCCGGCGGAACTTCAAATCACTTAATGCTTGTTGATTTATCTAATAAAAATGTTTCCGGCAAAAAAGCTGAAATTGCTTTAGAGAAAGCCGGAATTACTGTAAATAAAAATATGGTCCCGTTTGATACAAAAAGTCCGTTTGTAACAAGTGGAATTAGAATCGGAACTCCGGCAGCAACTACACGCGGAATGAAAGAATCGGAAATGAAAATTATCGCTGATATAATTGATAGAGCAATTACAAATTTTGAGAATGAAGAAAAACTTGTTGATCTAAAACCGGAAGTAAAAAAATTATGTTCAAAATTTCCGCTTTATTCAGAATTTAGAAATTAATAATTCTTTGTGAAAAGTATAGAAACTCCAGCTGACGAAATTATTGAAGAAGAAGGAGAAATGTCCTTTCTTGAACACCTTGAGGAATTAAGGTGGCGAATTCTTTATCTTTTAATTGGCGTAACTTTAGGTACAATTTTATCATGGATTTTTATCGATTTTTTAATTGATAGCGTTTTACTCATTCCCGCCAAAAAAGCCAATTTAAATCTTCAAAATTTAAAGCCTTTCGGACAATTATTTATTTATTTTCAAGTTGCAGTTATTGGTGGATTTATTCTAAGTGTTCCAAATGTTTTTTATCAACTTTGGAAATTTATTTCTCCCGCACTAAAAAAAAATGAACGTAAATATGTTTCGCTAATTGTAATTTTTTCTTCACTTTGTTTTTTAGCGGGAATTACTTTTGCGTATTTTGTAATGCTTCCTTTAACTTTAACTTTTGCCGGTCAATTTGGAACAACATCAATAGAAAATAATTTTGCAATCGATGAATATTTTTCAATAATAATTAGCGTTATGTTAGCTTCCGGCGTTATTTTTGAATTACCAATGTTATCATTTTTCCTAACTAAATTAGGAATTCTAACTCCAAAGTTTATGCGAAAATATAGAAAACATTCGGTTGTAGGAATTTTAATTGTTGCCGCAATTTTAACTCCCGGAACAGATCCGGTTGCACAAATACTTTTAGCAATCCCTTTGTTTTTATTATATGAAATAAGTATATTCGTTTCAAAATTTTCAATGAAAAATAATATTGAAACCTAATCTTTCCGAAATAAGCAAACCAATTCTAAATGAATTAGAAGACTTTAATCTACTCTTTAAAAAATCTCTAAAATCTGAAGTTGGAATTGTTGATTTAGTTACCAAATATATTCTGAAGCAAAAAGGTAAAAAAATTCGACCAATACTTGTTTTGCTTTCTGCCAAAGTAATTGGAGATGTAAATCAAAAAAGTTTAAGAGGCGCAATTCTTGTTGAACTTTTACATACGGCAACTTTAGTTCATGATGATGTTGTTGACGGAGCAGAAAAAAGACGCGGACTTCCATCAATAAATGCAGTTTGGAAAAACAAAGTTGCAGTTTTAATGGGCGATTATTTGCTTTCAAGAGGTTTATTAATTTCTTTAGATAGTGATGATTTTGATTTGCTTAAAATAATTACAAAAGCTGTAAAGAGAATGTCGGAAGGTGAATTACTTCAAATAAGAAAAACACATAAACTTGATATTGATGAAGAAACTTACTTTAGAATAATTTCAGATAAAACTGCATCGCTGCTTTCAACATGCTGTGAAATTGGCGCTGCAAGCTCAACAAATAATGATTTATACATTTCTGCTTTGAGAAACTACGGCGAAAATTTAGGAAAAGCATTTCAAATTGTTGACGATATTTTAGACTATATCGGAACTTCTTCTATAATCGGAAAACCACTTGGAGCTGATATTCGAGACAAAAAAATTACACTTCCATTAATTCATTCACTTAGAACTGCATCAAAAAGTGAATCATCCGCAGTTATTAAACTTATCAAAAATGTAAAAACCAAAAATAATATAAATGAAATACTGGATTTTGTTAATAAGTATAAAGGAATTGAATATTCCTACAATATTGCAAAATCATTTATTTCCGAAGCAAAAGAATCTTTAAAAGTATTTGACGAATCTGAAAGTAAAAAATCTTTAGAATTACTTTTAGATTTTGTACTTGAAAGAAAAAAATAATTTTATAGTATAAAAGTTTATTATTTTTTTTGGTAATTTATATCAGATTTTTTATCTTAAAAAAGTATTTTTTCTAAAATATTATAGTTTGTTTGTTCCATCGATCTTTAAGTTGCTTCTGATTTTAGATATAGTTAAACATTTAGGTAATAAATGAAAAAATCTTTTCTTGATTATACTCTTAAGGTTAGATTACCGCTTACCTTATTTGTTGCATTGGTTTCCTTTTTAATCACATTTTATGTTTCAAGACCAGAAAGAGATGGGATTGGTTATCAGCCAACACAACCAATTGCATATTCACATAAACTGCATGCCGGTCAAATGAAAATTGATTGTCAATATTGCCACACCGGAGTTACAAAAGGAAGACATGCATTAGTTCCATCGGCTAATATTTGTATGAACTGCCATACTTTAGCAAGAAATAAACAACCGGAAATTATTAAACTTGCAAAATATTATAATGAAAATACTCCAATTCCTTGGAAGAGAATTCACAAAGTTCCGGAATACGCTTACTTCAATCATTCGGTTCATGTTAATAAAGGAATGAAATGCGAAACTTGCCACGGCAATATTGCCGATATGGAAGTTGTAAGTCAAATGAA is a window from the Ignavibacteriota bacterium genome containing:
- the tatC gene encoding twin-arginine translocase subunit TatC, encoding MSFLEHLEELRWRILYLLIGVTLGTILSWIFIDFLIDSVLLIPAKKANLNLQNLKPFGQLFIYFQVAVIGGFILSVPNVFYQLWKFISPALKKNERKYVSLIVIFSSLCFLAGITFAYFVMLPLTLTFAGQFGTTSIENNFAIDEYFSIIISVMLASGVIFELPMLSFFLTKLGILTPKFMRKYRKHSVVGILIVAAILTPGTDPVAQILLAIPLFLLYEISIFVSKFSMKNNIET
- a CDS encoding serine hydroxymethyltransferase, which codes for MYQYLANDKEIADVLKLEISRQSDYLELIASENFVSPAVLSAAGSILTNKYAEGYPGRRYYGGCEYVDMAEEIAINRIKKIFNAEYANVQPHSGSQANMAVFMTLLKPGDTFLGLDLAHGGHLTHGSPVNFSGKIYKAIGYSLNKETEELDYNVIENLAMKEKPKLIITGASAYSREWDYAKFREIADKVGAFLMCDMAHPAGLIAKNLLNNPLPYCDVVTSTTHKTLRGPRGGIILIGKDSENKLGIKTLKDDRLKLMSELFDSTVMPGIQGGPLMHIIMAKAVAFGEILQDSFQTYAEQVIKNAKVLADSLVQKGYKIVSGGTSNHLMLVDLSNKNVSGKKAEIALEKAGITVNKNMVPFDTKSPFVTSGIRIGTPAATTRGMKESEMKIIADIIDRAITNFENEEKLVDLKPEVKKLCSKFPLYSEFRN
- a CDS encoding HAD family hydrolase; protein product: MKNKAVFLDRDGTINYDSGYIGNPNLIKLYPGVAEGIKKLKNNFSFRIFVISNQSGITRGIISYSDVEKVNERINQILLEQNTKVDKFYFCPFHPDFDSQELTKCRKPSPEMVFNAANENEIDLSKSFFIGDREVDIECAHNSGVTSILIQNTLSSEEINKLKNSKNSPNFVASNFQNAVDFIERFLNGEIVEQTN
- a CDS encoding cytochrome c3 family protein; the protein is MKKSFLDYTLKVRLPLTLFVALVSFLITFYVSRPERDGIGYQPTQPIAYSHKLHAGQMKIDCQYCHTGVTKGRHALVPSANICMNCHTLARNKQPEIIKLAKYYNENTPIPWKRIHKVPEYAYFNHSVHVNKGMKCETCHGNIADMEVVSQMKGWTMTACIDCHRNPEKQLPYLENVKQGPTNCAACHR
- a CDS encoding polyprenyl synthetase family protein, with protein sequence MKPNLSEISKPILNELEDFNLLFKKSLKSEVGIVDLVTKYILKQKGKKIRPILVLLSAKVIGDVNQKSLRGAILVELLHTATLVHDDVVDGAEKRRGLPSINAVWKNKVAVLMGDYLLSRGLLISLDSDDFDLLKIITKAVKRMSEGELLQIRKTHKLDIDEETYFRIISDKTASLLSTCCEIGAASSTNNDLYISALRNYGENLGKAFQIVDDILDYIGTSSIIGKPLGADIRDKKITLPLIHSLRTASKSESSAVIKLIKNVKTKNNINEILDFVNKYKGIEYSYNIAKSFISEAKESLKVFDESESKKSLELLLDFVLERKK